A region from the Cannabis sativa cultivar Pink pepper isolate KNU-18-1 chromosome 9, ASM2916894v1, whole genome shotgun sequence genome encodes:
- the LOC115710549 gene encoding protein C2-DOMAIN ABA-RELATED 4-like has translation MEHLMGLLRVHVNRGVDLAIRDVRSSDPYVVIRMGKQKLKTRVVKNCVNPEWNEDLTLSIADPTLPVKLFVYDKDTFSMDDKMGDAEFDIGPFVEALRMRLAGLPSGTIITKVQPSRQNCLSEESSIIWSDGKLIQNLCLRLKNVESGEVELQLEWVNIPGSRGI, from the exons ATGGAGCACCTAATGGGACTTCTCAGAGTTCACGTCAACAGAGGGGTTGACCTGGCCATAAGAGATGTCAGAAGTAGTGACCCTTATGTTGTGATCAGAATGGGCAAGCAG AAGTTGAAGACTCGTGTGGTGAAGAATTGTGTGAACCCCGAATGGAATGAAGATTTAACTCTCTCAATTGCAGATCCAACTCTTCCAGTCAAGCTT TTCGTGTATGACAAGGACACATTTTCTATGGATGACAAAATGGGAGACGCCGAGTTTGACATTGGGCCATTTGTTGAGGCTCTAAGGATGCGTTTGGCAGGCCTACCAAGTGGAACCATCATCACTAAAGTCCAACCAAGTAGACAAAACTGCCTATCTGAAGAAAGCTCCATAATTTGGAGTGACGGCAAACTCATTCAGAACCTTTGTCTCCGACTTAAAAATGTCGAGAGTGGGGAGGTGGAACTCCAGCTTGAGTGGGTTAATATTCCTGGTTCGAGGGGTATCTGA
- the LOC115720174 gene encoding uncharacterized protein LOC115720174, protein MALKLDVSKAYYKLEWGYLRAMMVKMGFDGRWIDLVMQCVSSVSYTISHGGKELEPIVAQRGLRQGDPLSLYLFILCAEVSLVCCGVMNKVAYSRGVKFLKVHRNNTGIQLRDSICAMLEIYEADENGYYLGLPCSVGRNKNVILCLLKDKLQKRIQGRILSRAGKEVLLKSIAQVLLSYAMNVFLFAIRHLQGVREVYGQVPVELRFK, encoded by the exons ATGGCACTCAAGCTAGATGTTAGCAAAGCCTATTATAAGCTTGAGTGGGGTTATCTTCGGGCTATGATGGTAAAGATGGGCTTTGATGGTCGCTGGATTGATTTAGTTATGCAATGTGTAAGTTCTGTTTCCTATACCATTTCACATGGCGGGAAGGAGTTGGAGCCCATTGTTGCTCAAAGAGGGTTGCGCCAAGGGGATCCTTTATCACTATATCTGTTTATTCTTTGTGCTGAGGTTTCTCTAGTTTGTTGCGGAGTTATGAACAAAGTAGCTTACTCACGGGGTGTAAAATTTCTCAAGGTGCACCG CAATAATACTGGAATTCAGCTGCGGGATTCCATTTGTGCTATGTTGGAAATTTATGAGGCCGATGAAAATGGCTATTACCTGGGTCTACCGTGTTCAGTTGGGAGAAATAAGAATGTTATCCTTTGTTTACTTAAGGATAAGCTTCAGAAGAGAATTCAAGGGCGTATCTTATCTCGTGCGGGAAAGGAGGTATTATTGAAATCTATTGCTCAAGTCTTGCTGAGTTATGCTATGAATGTTTTCCTCTTTGCCATCAGACACTTGCAAGGAGTTAGAGAGGTTTATGGCCAAGTTCCGGTGGAACTCAGATTTAAGTAG